A stretch of the Rhodospirillales bacterium genome encodes the following:
- a CDS encoding FAD-dependent oxidoreductase has product MNGRAAEVVIVGAGIAGVSAAFHLAVRQGTKRVVIVDAGDPLGLTSDKSTECYRNWWPGPGDAMVAFMNRSIDLLERHERESHGRLRLNRRGYLFATAEPSRITTLHALAGEAQALGAGPLRVHDRPVSNGSYLRSPAHGFEGVPSGADLITDPALIRAEFPYLDSSVVAVLHARRCGWLSAQQLGMWMLEQARAHGVDLIRGRVTDVDTRGGRVRSVAVEGPGAATTIATPTLVLSPGPHLADVAGQLDVKLPVACECHVKVSFRDSEQAVPGDAPLLIWADPVQLEWSDEERADLAADARTRRLIEILPAGVHGRPEGTPGNQWLLMLWSYDTDSVPPVFPIPTDEHLPEVALRGWSRMLPSLKRYFSRLPRMTLDGGYYTKTPENRPLVGPLSVTGAFVNAAYSGFGIMGACAGGELLAAHVCETPLPRYAPAFLPARFDDPAYLDAFTDAGAAGQL; this is encoded by the coding sequence ATGAACGGGCGGGCGGCCGAAGTCGTCATCGTCGGCGCGGGGATCGCCGGCGTCTCTGCGGCGTTCCATCTCGCGGTGCGGCAGGGCACCAAGAGAGTGGTCATCGTCGACGCCGGCGATCCGCTGGGGCTCACCAGCGATAAGTCGACCGAGTGTTATCGCAACTGGTGGCCGGGCCCGGGCGACGCAATGGTCGCGTTCATGAACCGCAGCATTGACCTGCTCGAGCGGCACGAGCGAGAGAGCCATGGAAGACTGCGGCTGAACCGTCGCGGCTATCTCTTTGCCACGGCCGAGCCCTCGCGCATCACCACGTTGCATGCTCTCGCAGGCGAAGCGCAGGCGCTGGGCGCCGGACCGCTTCGCGTCCACGACCGCCCCGTGTCGAACGGTTCCTATCTCCGATCGCCGGCCCATGGCTTCGAAGGCGTCCCGTCCGGGGCTGACCTGATCACCGACCCCGCCCTCATCCGCGCCGAATTTCCCTACCTCGATTCCTCGGTCGTCGCGGTGCTGCATGCACGGCGGTGCGGTTGGCTGAGCGCGCAGCAGCTGGGCATGTGGATGCTCGAGCAGGCGCGGGCGCACGGCGTGGATCTGATTCGGGGACGCGTGACCGACGTCGACACGCGCGGCGGTCGCGTGCGCTCGGTGGCGGTGGAGGGGCCAGGCGCGGCGACGACGATCGCCACCCCAACACTGGTGCTGTCGCCCGGCCCGCACCTCGCCGACGTCGCTGGCCAGCTCGACGTCAAGCTTCCGGTTGCCTGCGAGTGCCATGTGAAGGTGTCGTTCCGCGACAGCGAGCAGGCCGTTCCCGGCGACGCGCCCCTCCTGATATGGGCCGATCCCGTTCAATTGGAGTGGTCGGACGAAGAGCGGGCCGATCTCGCTGCCGATGCCAGGACACGCCGGCTCATCGAGATTCTGCCGGCCGGCGTGCACGGCCGACCCGAAGGGACGCCCGGCAACCAGTGGCTGCTGATGCTGTGGTCCTACGACACCGACAGCGTCCCCCCGGTGTTCCCGATACCGACCGACGAGCATCTGCCGGAGGTCGCGTTGCGCGGCTGGTCACGCATGCTGCCTTCGCTGAAGCGCTATTTCTCGCGGCTGCCGCGCATGACTCTCGACGGCGGCTACTACACGAAGACGCCGGAGAATCGACCCCTGGTGGGTCCCCTCTCCGTCACCGGCGCTTTCGTGAACGCTGCCTACTCGGGCTTCGGAATCATGGGTGCCTGCGCGGGAGGCGAGTTGCTCGCGGCCCATGTCTGCGAAACACCCCTGCCCCGCTACGCCCCGGCCTTCCTGCCGGCCCGGTTCGATGACCCCGCGTATCTCGATGCCTTCACGGATGCAGGTGCGGCCGGCCAGCTCTAG
- a CDS encoding pyridoxal-phosphate dependent enzyme → MQYAETILDLIGNTPLVKLNRMADSRMATVLAKLEQYNPAGSVKDRMAWNMIRRAEEAGLLGPGSTLVESTSGNTGLGLAMAAAVRGYRCICTMPDKMSKEKVDMLKAYGTEVIITRTDLPHDHPESYVEVAKRVASETPSGFYTDQYYNMDNPEAHYLTTGPEIWEQTDGQIDALVGGIGTGGTISGAAKYLREKAAEAGRSLFVSCPDPIGSMYYDAFNEREIREPGIYRVEGIGHDFMVGTLDFSVIDEVIEVSDKDSFVAARELARREGIFAGGSAGTAVHGALDVARRLGPGKIVVVIIPDSGDRYLSKCFDDEWMRDMGYLGPEQRLGTVRELLEFKPGQVEFARGDETIADVAKRMAELGISQMPIHTSDARDPLMIIHEVDLLQGMVRGECTADGDVLRAAKPMHGMVGLDDSLAKVQDVFDEENVAMVVEGSDVVGVISKIDMVEFLAARS, encoded by the coding sequence ATGCAGTACGCCGAGACCATTCTCGATCTCATCGGCAATACGCCGCTGGTCAAGCTGAATCGCATGGCTGATTCGCGCATGGCGACGGTCCTGGCCAAGCTCGAGCAATACAACCCTGCGGGATCGGTCAAGGACCGAATGGCCTGGAACATGATTCGCCGGGCAGAGGAGGCAGGCCTGCTCGGGCCGGGATCGACGCTGGTGGAAAGCACCTCGGGCAACACCGGGCTCGGACTCGCGATGGCGGCAGCGGTGCGCGGGTACCGCTGCATCTGCACGATGCCGGACAAGATGAGCAAGGAGAAGGTCGACATGCTCAAGGCGTACGGCACCGAGGTCATCATCACCCGCACCGACCTGCCGCACGATCACCCCGAAAGCTACGTGGAAGTCGCCAAGCGCGTCGCATCGGAAACCCCGAGCGGCTTCTACACCGACCAGTACTACAACATGGACAACCCCGAGGCCCACTACCTGACGACCGGCCCTGAAATTTGGGAGCAGACCGATGGCCAGATCGACGCCTTGGTGGGCGGGATCGGCACTGGGGGCACCATCTCGGGTGCGGCGAAGTACCTGCGGGAGAAGGCCGCCGAAGCGGGTCGCTCGCTGTTCGTCTCGTGCCCCGACCCGATCGGCAGCATGTACTACGACGCGTTCAACGAGCGCGAGATTCGCGAGCCGGGGATCTACCGGGTCGAGGGGATCGGCCATGACTTCATGGTCGGGACCCTGGACTTCTCGGTCATCGACGAGGTGATCGAGGTATCGGACAAGGACTCGTTCGTCGCCGCGCGCGAGCTGGCCCGTCGCGAGGGCATCTTCGCGGGCGGTTCCGCCGGTACCGCGGTGCACGGCGCACTCGATGTCGCCCGCCGCCTGGGCCCTGGGAAGATCGTCGTCGTGATCATCCCCGATTCGGGTGACCGCTACCTCAGCAAGTGCTTCGACGACGAGTGGATGCGCGACATGGGCTATCTCGGCCCCGAGCAGCGTCTGGGCACGGTGCGGGAGCTGCTCGAGTTCAAGCCCGGTCAGGTTGAGTTTGCGCGTGGTGACGAGACCATCGCCGACGTCGCCAAGCGCATGGCAGAGCTCGGCATCTCGCAAATGCCGATCCACACGAGCGACGCACGTGATCCCTTGATGATCATCCACGAGGTCGACTTGCTCCAGGGCATGGTACGGGGCGAGTGCACGGCCGACGGCGATGTCCTCCGGGCCGCGAAGCCCATGCACGGGATGGTGGGGCTCGATGACTCGCTGGCCAAGGTGCAGGACGTCTTCGACGAGGAGAACGTGGCCATGGTGGTCGAAGGCAGCGATGTCGTCGGCGTGATCTCGAAGATCGACATGGTGGAGTTCCTCGCCGCACGGAGCTGA
- a CDS encoding TetR/AcrR family transcriptional regulator → MSGVSPVQPRDSQTLSPPRRRPSRAAIIDAAVGVLAGNPDASLTTIAEAAGVGRATLYRHFPGRSDLIDAISRQAIEETDAAVRAIRWENTTSSEFLLAVFEAMVPLGDRYHFLMVMAPAAAGSEVGEAYARQLREVEEMMHWMRRDGTLAPDVPIDWAVLIVDSLIYAAWSAVRDGSIAPRHAAALACRTFLSGLSRGG, encoded by the coding sequence ATGTCGGGAGTGTCTCCTGTGCAACCAAGAGATTCGCAGACCCTGTCACCGCCAAGGCGACGACCAAGCCGCGCAGCCATTATCGATGCTGCCGTGGGTGTTCTTGCGGGAAACCCGGATGCGTCTTTGACGACGATTGCCGAGGCAGCAGGGGTAGGCCGCGCCACCCTCTATCGGCATTTTCCGGGCCGAAGCGATCTGATCGACGCGATCAGCCGGCAGGCAATCGAGGAAACCGATGCAGCCGTGCGCGCCATCCGCTGGGAAAACACGACCAGCAGCGAGTTCCTCCTCGCCGTCTTCGAAGCGATGGTTCCCCTTGGCGACCGTTACCACTTTCTCATGGTGATGGCGCCTGCTGCCGCCGGCAGCGAGGTGGGAGAGGCCTACGCCCGCCAGCTCCGCGAAGTCGAAGAAATGATGCACTGGATGAGGCGGGACGGCACGCTGGCGCCGGACGTGCCGATCGACTGGGCAGTGCTGATCGTCGACTCCCTGATCTATGCGGCCTGGTCGGCTGTGCGCGACGGCTCCATTGCCCCGCGGCACGCGGCCGCGCTCGCCTGCCGCACATTCCTGTCCGGCCTGTCGAGGGGCGGATGA
- a CDS encoding aromatic ring-hydroxylating dioxygenase subunit alpha: MKNAAGGRGRTGHTMPDQPAQQLPRDAYVSRAWFERERRDLFGRCWTYAGVAQDLAMSGDYVTVSVGDYPLMVLRDESGTLRAFHNLCRHRGTELVEGSGRLDRARISCPYHRWTYDLDGSLRAVPMHARCFADLDTDAYSLLPAAIGELGGLIFVNPDPQADFVAWHADLESVLWPHRFERMSAGLELTYEIHCNWKVFLENAIDGYHLAYLHSETLGGPRADRNVWDVHGRHLVWYSTETGRKTCLPEGIARAGIDTGQLPIEGAETGEYGGVFVLFPNTIVTATPTELVVSRLDAVTADLTRLHTRAWGRKGGEWRRWLGGENVEDMPGYDPASGLLRLSCLKQHPLEIGDFHWEDVWICEKLQRSLRSPAYRCGRLAAGAGAEAPLEFFQRNVLDYLTPVPGSTQDSFAAQPAEAVLGSG; the protein is encoded by the coding sequence ATGAAGAACGCAGCGGGCGGGCGAGGCCGGACCGGCCACACGATGCCGGACCAGCCCGCGCAGCAGCTGCCGCGCGACGCCTACGTGAGTCGGGCGTGGTTTGAGCGTGAGCGTCGCGACTTGTTTGGGCGCTGCTGGACCTACGCGGGAGTGGCACAGGATCTTGCGATGTCCGGCGACTACGTGACGGTGTCGGTCGGCGACTATCCCCTGATGGTCCTCCGTGATGAGAGCGGAACGCTCCGCGCCTTTCACAACCTGTGTCGACATCGGGGGACGGAACTCGTCGAGGGCTCCGGACGGCTGGACCGGGCGCGCATTTCGTGCCCGTATCACCGCTGGACCTACGACCTAGACGGGTCGTTGCGTGCAGTGCCGATGCATGCGCGATGTTTCGCCGACCTGGACACCGATGCGTACTCCCTGCTCCCGGCGGCAATCGGCGAGCTGGGGGGGCTGATCTTCGTAAACCCAGATCCCCAAGCGGATTTCGTGGCCTGGCACGCCGACCTGGAATCAGTTCTCTGGCCGCACCGGTTCGAGCGAATGAGCGCCGGGCTCGAGTTGACCTACGAGATCCACTGCAACTGGAAGGTATTCTTGGAAAACGCCATCGACGGGTACCACCTGGCGTACCTGCACAGCGAGACGCTCGGAGGCCCGCGTGCCGACCGCAATGTCTGGGATGTGCACGGCCGCCATTTGGTCTGGTACTCGACGGAGACCGGTCGAAAGACCTGCCTGCCCGAAGGGATCGCTCGGGCCGGGATCGATACCGGTCAACTTCCCATAGAGGGCGCTGAAACAGGCGAATACGGCGGTGTGTTCGTACTGTTTCCGAACACCATCGTGACGGCCACGCCAACTGAGCTGGTCGTGTCGAGACTGGATGCCGTGACGGCCGACCTCACCCGCTTGCACACGCGCGCGTGGGGACGGAAGGGCGGGGAGTGGAGAAGGTGGCTCGGCGGAGAGAACGTCGAGGACATGCCCGGTTACGACCCTGCCAGCGGTCTGCTTCGACTCTCGTGCCTCAAGCAGCATCCGCTCGAGATCGGGGACTTCCACTGGGAAGACGTGTGGATTTGCGAAAAGCTGCAGCGCTCGTTGCGCTCGCCGGCGTACCGGTGTGGGCGCCTCGCCGCCGGAGCCGGCGCCGAGGCACCGCTGGAGTTCTTTCAGCGCAACGTGCTGGACTACCTCACACCGGTTCCAGGCTCGACCCAGGACAGCTTCGCTGCCCAGCCCGCCGAAGCGGTGCTCGGCAGCGGGTAG
- a CDS encoding molybdopterin-dependent oxidoreductase, translating into MSRHAEPDRGPGRRTRVTTSHWGAIEVTTKNNRVIAAGPFSEDPNPPPISDIVPAAIHHRTRVARPSVRKGWLDGGPDRARGRRGKDAFVELPWDEALDIAAAELRRVRDEHGNGAIFGGSYGWASAGRFHHALSQVHRFLSSIGGYVASVASYSTAGAQAIIPHVFGMPFLKLLWGYQNSWPMIEAHTETLVMFGGINPKNSQVSMGGVTRHQALGWLERYRAKGIHLVNVAPQRTDTIAGSEWLPVIPGTDTALMMGIAHVLETEGLFDRAFLSRCAVGYDRFRPYLLGDVDGQPKSPEWAAEICGIEAETIHGLARRMARTRTLITVAWALQRGQHGEQPYWMAAVLAAMLGQIGLPGGGIGYGYGAIGGVGVPLKRLSGLRLPQGDNPVDDAIPVARIADMLLNPGGPYDFNGQSRTYPDIRLVYWCGGNPFHHHQDLHRLNQAWERPDTIIVHEPWWTATAKRADIVFPATTPFEREDIGRSPNDAYLFHMDRLIEPVGEARDDYEIFVELAHRLGHGEAFSEGRTATDWQRHLYDRFRQDAARHGVETPGLDELRQRNWVELPIEGAEFAPVPLADFRDDPATHPLDTPSGRIEIFSETIADFGYDECPGHPVWNAPDEWLGAPSAATHPLHLVSPQPGDKLHSQMESALADLEGARPMPVIMNPEDARARTISDGDMVIVFNDRGRCRARARLSDDIRERVVAISTGAWFDPDDEDTDRQGNPNVLTRDIGTSRIGQGCTAHTTLVDVARA; encoded by the coding sequence ATGTCGCGACACGCCGAACCAGATCGGGGGCCCGGCCGGAGGACCAGGGTCACCACCAGTCACTGGGGTGCGATCGAGGTAACAACCAAGAACAACCGCGTGATTGCCGCTGGCCCCTTTTCGGAAGACCCGAATCCGCCGCCCATCTCCGACATTGTTCCCGCCGCCATCCACCACCGCACGCGGGTCGCTCGCCCGTCGGTCCGCAAGGGATGGCTGGACGGCGGCCCGGACCGCGCCCGTGGGCGCCGGGGGAAAGACGCGTTCGTCGAGCTTCCATGGGACGAGGCGCTGGATATTGCCGCCGCGGAACTTCGGCGGGTCCGGGACGAACACGGCAACGGCGCGATCTTCGGCGGCTCCTACGGCTGGGCAAGTGCCGGCCGTTTCCACCATGCCCTGAGCCAGGTCCACCGCTTCCTGAGCTCGATCGGCGGCTACGTCGCGTCGGTCGCGAGCTACAGCACGGCCGGCGCGCAGGCGATCATTCCGCACGTGTTCGGCATGCCGTTCCTCAAGTTGCTGTGGGGCTATCAGAATTCGTGGCCCATGATCGAAGCGCATACCGAGACCCTCGTGATGTTTGGCGGGATCAACCCGAAGAACTCGCAGGTCAGCATGGGCGGGGTCACGCGGCATCAGGCGCTCGGGTGGCTGGAACGCTATCGGGCGAAGGGCATTCACCTCGTCAACGTCGCCCCGCAACGCACGGACACGATCGCGGGTTCAGAGTGGCTGCCCGTCATTCCCGGCACCGATACCGCGCTGATGATGGGAATCGCCCACGTTCTGGAAACCGAGGGGCTCTTCGACCGGGCATTCCTCAGCCGGTGCGCGGTCGGCTACGACCGGTTCCGCCCGTACCTTCTCGGCGACGTGGACGGCCAGCCCAAGTCCCCGGAATGGGCAGCCGAGATCTGTGGAATCGAAGCCGAGACCATCCACGGCCTCGCTCGCAGGATGGCGAGAACCCGTACGTTGATCACCGTCGCATGGGCGCTGCAGCGGGGACAGCACGGAGAGCAGCCCTACTGGATGGCGGCGGTGCTGGCGGCGATGTTGGGACAGATCGGCCTGCCCGGCGGCGGCATCGGCTACGGCTACGGCGCCATCGGCGGTGTCGGGGTTCCGCTCAAGCGCCTGTCCGGTCTCAGGCTGCCGCAGGGAGATAATCCCGTCGACGATGCGATTCCCGTGGCTCGGATCGCCGACATGCTGCTCAATCCGGGTGGTCCATATGACTTCAACGGACAGAGCAGGACCTACCCGGATATCCGGCTGGTCTACTGGTGCGGCGGCAACCCGTTCCATCACCACCAGGACCTCCACCGGTTGAACCAGGCCTGGGAGCGGCCCGACACGATCATCGTCCATGAACCCTGGTGGACGGCCACGGCTAAGCGGGCTGACATCGTCTTTCCGGCCACGACTCCGTTCGAGCGCGAAGACATCGGGCGCTCGCCAAACGATGCCTACCTGTTTCACATGGACCGGCTGATTGAACCGGTAGGCGAAGCCCGTGACGACTATGAGATCTTCGTGGAGCTGGCGCATCGCCTGGGCCATGGCGAGGCGTTTTCGGAGGGCCGGACCGCCACCGACTGGCAGCGCCACCTCTACGACCGATTCCGTCAGGACGCGGCCCGCCACGGAGTCGAAACGCCGGGCCTTGACGAGCTACGCCAGCGGAACTGGGTTGAGCTTCCCATCGAAGGCGCCGAATTTGCGCCGGTTCCCCTGGCCGACTTCCGCGACGACCCGGCGACACATCCGCTTGACACGCCTTCCGGCCGAATCGAAATCTTCTCCGAAACGATTGCGGATTTCGGATATGACGAGTGCCCAGGCCACCCAGTTTGGAATGCTCCCGACGAATGGCTGGGCGCACCGTCCGCCGCGACCCACCCGCTCCATCTCGTGTCACCGCAACCGGGTGACAAGCTGCACAGCCAGATGGAGAGCGCCCTCGCCGACCTCGAGGGCGCTCGCCCGATGCCGGTCATCATGAATCCCGAGGACGCCCGGGCTCGTACGATCAGCGATGGGGACATGGTGATCGTCTTCAATGACCGAGGCCGATGTCGCGCCAGAGCCAGGCTTTCGGACGACATTCGGGAACGCGTGGTCGCCATATCCACAGGCGCCTGGTTTGACCCCGACGACGAAGACACCGACCGTCAGGGCAACCCGAACGTGCTCACGCGTGATATCGGCACGTCGCGCATCGGCCAGGGCTGCACCGCGCACACGACCCTGGTCGACGTCGCCAGGGCTTGA
- a CDS encoding NAD(P)-dependent oxidoreductase, translating to MPQKAIGFIGLGNMGRPIAGNLVQSGQDTIVYDAAGTAARAPQGAQIADSTEALAGVVDVIHLCVPDGRASEAIARDIRGATDRQTRLVVDHSTIGTEAAQRVHSFLAGAGIEYVDAPVSGGVSGAVNATLAIMYSGSEDTLAQLQPTFEAMAGNVFRVGSRPGQGQAMKVLNNFLSGTAMAATAEAVAFGVKQGLDMRMILDVVNVSSGRNTATADKFPNRVVTGTYDAGFSSAQFVKDLRLYRNAAGAIGASCPISPAVSEIWQSLDADEPNADITRIYTFVHPEDGE from the coding sequence ATGCCGCAAAAGGCGATCGGATTCATCGGCCTCGGCAACATGGGGAGGCCGATAGCGGGAAACCTCGTCCAATCGGGGCAGGACACCATCGTGTACGACGCTGCCGGCACGGCAGCGCGGGCGCCGCAGGGCGCGCAAATTGCCGATTCCACTGAAGCGCTCGCAGGCGTGGTCGACGTGATTCACCTCTGTGTGCCTGACGGACGCGCCTCGGAAGCGATCGCCCGCGACATACGCGGCGCGACCGACCGCCAAACCCGGCTTGTCGTGGATCACTCGACCATTGGTACCGAGGCCGCCCAACGCGTGCACAGTTTCCTTGCTGGCGCCGGCATCGAGTACGTGGATGCGCCCGTCTCAGGCGGTGTGAGTGGCGCGGTGAACGCCACCCTGGCGATCATGTACTCGGGCTCAGAAGATACGTTGGCGCAGCTGCAGCCGACCTTCGAAGCCATGGCCGGCAACGTGTTTCGCGTGGGCAGCAGGCCCGGCCAGGGCCAGGCCATGAAGGTGCTCAACAACTTTCTTTCGGGCACCGCGATGGCGGCAACCGCCGAGGCTGTTGCGTTCGGCGTGAAGCAGGGTTTGGACATGAGGATGATCCTTGACGTCGTGAACGTGTCGAGCGGCCGCAACACTGCGACCGCCGACAAGTTCCCCAATCGGGTCGTGACAGGGACCTATGACGCAGGCTTCTCAAGTGCTCAGTTCGTCAAGGATCTCCGGCTCTACCGCAACGCGGCCGGCGCAATCGGCGCATCCTGCCCGATCAGTCCCGCGGTGTCGGAAATCTGGCAGAGCCTCGACGCCGACGAGCCGAACGCGGACATCACCCGCATCTACACGTTTGTACATCCCGAGGACGGCGAATAG
- a CDS encoding permease translates to MRPGLLEQYGREVRHARFWPEVWGSVRLVLRWLVLALVLEAFLQRFVPAAWVASLFSDDAGASIPMAAIIGAPMYLDGYAALPLVRGLMEKGMSFGAALALMVSGAAVSLYVAVAVASIVRIRVFVLYVGIAMSGACAAGYVAALFV, encoded by the coding sequence ATGCGCCCCGGCCTGCTCGAGCAGTACGGCCGCGAAGTCCGACACGCCCGCTTCTGGCCAGAGGTCTGGGGCAGCGTCCGGCTGGTTCTGCGCTGGCTGGTCCTGGCGCTCGTCCTTGAGGCGTTCTTGCAACGTTTCGTACCCGCTGCGTGGGTGGCCTCGCTCTTCAGCGACGACGCGGGCGCCTCCATTCCAATGGCCGCGATCATCGGCGCGCCGATGTACTTGGACGGCTACGCGGCACTGCCCCTCGTGCGCGGGCTAATGGAGAAGGGGATGAGCTTCGGCGCCGCCCTAGCGCTGATGGTCTCCGGCGCCGCGGTGAGCCTCTACGTCGCGGTGGCGGTCGCCTCGATCGTCCGCATCCGCGTCTTCGTGCTTTATGTGGGAATTGCGATGTCCGGCGCCTGCGCGGCCGGTTACGTGGCCGCCTTGTTCGTCTAG
- a CDS encoding permease: MKLTAVRSFQFQRLSAEALTWLVTAALLVAGSLLPEADTRMLIALGWNLLALLPVIAVAAVLAGALTIGNWSDRALAWLSGGPTRAVVIASFVGAVTPVCGLGVLPLIATLLRRGLPLPPIMAFWVASPITDPSMLVVTAGIIGTPFAVAKTVAAFGIGLFAGAVTWALPDYLGAT; the protein is encoded by the coding sequence ATGAAACTCACCGCGGTCCGCTCGTTTCAATTCCAGCGCCTGAGCGCGGAAGCGTTGACGTGGCTGGTGACTGCGGCCCTGCTGGTGGCGGGCTCGCTGCTGCCCGAAGCCGATACCAGGATGCTGATCGCGCTGGGCTGGAATCTGCTCGCGCTATTGCCGGTGATCGCGGTCGCTGCCGTTCTCGCCGGCGCCCTGACTATCGGCAACTGGTCCGACCGAGCGCTCGCCTGGCTCTCGGGCGGCCCAACCCGTGCGGTCGTGATCGCGAGCTTCGTCGGGGCCGTCACCCCGGTCTGCGGTCTCGGCGTGCTTCCCCTCATTGCGACCCTCCTGCGCCGCGGCTTGCCGCTCCCGCCGATCATGGCGTTCTGGGTCGCATCTCCCATCACCGACCCGAGCATGCTGGTCGTCACCGCCGGCATCATCGGGACCCCGTTTGCCGTCGCGAAGACGGTCGCCGCGTTCGGGATTGGCTTGTTCGCGGGCGCGGTCACCTGGGCCCTGCCCGACTACCTGGGCGCCACCTGA
- a CDS encoding SDR family NAD(P)-dependent oxidoreductase yields the protein MASFTERDIVAQQGERRTLVLTGASRGIGHATVKRFSSAGWRVITCSRQPFSEDCPWEAGPEDHVVVDLRDPASVNAGAEEMRRRLDGEPLHALVNNAGISPKAEDGRRLGAIDTQLSVWRQVFEVNFFAPLMLARALADELRFGRGCILNVTSIAGGRVHPFAGTAYATSKAALACLTREMAADFGPLGIRVNAIAPGEIDTAILSPGTEQLANDIPMRRLGSAEEVAAAIYYLCSPQASYVSGTEIHVNGGQHV from the coding sequence ATGGCATCGTTCACAGAGCGTGACATCGTGGCGCAGCAGGGCGAGCGTCGAACCCTCGTTCTCACGGGTGCCAGCCGTGGCATTGGGCACGCCACCGTAAAGCGGTTCTCGAGCGCAGGCTGGCGGGTCATCACGTGTTCCCGACAGCCCTTCTCGGAGGACTGCCCGTGGGAGGCCGGACCGGAAGACCACGTGGTGGTCGATCTCCGCGATCCGGCAAGCGTCAACGCAGGCGCCGAGGAGATGCGCAGGCGCCTCGACGGGGAGCCGCTGCACGCACTCGTCAATAACGCCGGCATCTCTCCCAAGGCTGAGGACGGTAGACGCCTCGGCGCCATAGACACGCAGCTTTCCGTGTGGCGCCAGGTCTTCGAAGTGAATTTCTTCGCCCCCCTCATGCTCGCGCGGGCACTCGCGGACGAATTGCGCTTCGGCAGGGGTTGCATTCTGAACGTGACGTCGATCGCCGGCGGGCGCGTGCACCCCTTTGCGGGCACCGCCTACGCCACTTCCAAGGCGGCACTCGCATGCCTAACGCGGGAGATGGCCGCGGACTTTGGGCCCCTTGGGATCCGCGTCAACGCCATCGCACCTGGGGAGATCGACACTGCGATCCTGTCCCCGGGTACGGAGCAGCTTGCAAACGATATTCCGATGCGCCGGCTTGGGTCCGCCGAGGAAGTTGCGGCTGCCATTTACTACCTCTGCTCGCCCCAGGCGAGTTACGTCAGCGGTACGGAAATCCACGTCAACGGCGGTCAGCACGTTTAG
- a CDS encoding multidrug effflux MFS transporter — protein MSRSTRAGALRTGEFVPLAALLMSLVALAIDAMLPALPMIGRDLGVQRPNDVQFVITSLFFGLGLGQVLFGPLSDRIGRKPAIYAGLTLFMTGCLVSIFASSFEAMIAGRVLQGVGAAGPRIVTMALVRDQFSGRQMARLMSFVMAVFILVPALAPLLGQGILWLGSWRTIFTTFFAVAAVAFAWITLRQPETLPVERRRPFSVRAIGQAVGEIMRIRTSLGYTLASGLVFAPFVAYLSSAQQIFQEAYRTGAMFAVYFGVLALGVGLGGMVNGRLVLRYGMRRLSKTGAATVALTSMVAWIGLFQFDGLPPLWLFMAYLFIVFLFIGLVFGNLNALAMEPLGHIAGVGAAVVTSLSTLISVPLGSLIGQAFDGTLYTQVGALALFGSLTLGAMLWADPPSSGRHD, from the coding sequence ATGAGTCGATCAACGCGCGCTGGCGCCCTTCGCACGGGCGAGTTCGTCCCGCTCGCCGCGCTCCTGATGTCGCTGGTCGCGCTCGCGATCGACGCCATGCTGCCGGCTCTGCCGATGATCGGCCGCGACCTCGGCGTGCAGCGTCCGAACGATGTCCAGTTCGTGATCACGTCCCTGTTCTTCGGCCTCGGGCTGGGACAGGTGCTGTTCGGCCCCCTCTCGGATCGCATCGGGCGAAAACCGGCGATCTATGCCGGTCTCACCCTCTTCATGACGGGCTGCCTCGTGAGCATCTTCGCGTCCTCCTTCGAAGCGATGATCGCAGGGCGTGTCCTCCAGGGTGTGGGGGCGGCGGGGCCCCGGATCGTGACCATGGCCCTGGTCCGCGATCAGTTCAGCGGCCGGCAGATGGCCCGGCTCATGTCCTTCGTGATGGCGGTTTTTATCCTGGTCCCGGCACTCGCCCCGCTGCTCGGGCAGGGCATCCTCTGGCTGGGAAGCTGGCGCACGATCTTCACGACGTTCTTCGCGGTCGCCGCGGTGGCCTTCGCATGGATCACGTTGCGTCAGCCGGAAACTCTGCCCGTCGAACGCCGACGGCCCTTTTCCGTCCGCGCCATCGGCCAGGCGGTCGGCGAGATCATGAGAATTCGGACCTCGCTCGGGTACACCCTCGCATCGGGGCTCGTGTTTGCGCCGTTCGTCGCCTACCTCAGTTCCGCCCAGCAGATCTTTCAGGAGGCGTACCGGACCGGTGCGATGTTCGCGGTGTATTTCGGTGTCCTGGCGCTCGGCGTCGGCCTCGGCGGGATGGTCAATGGCCGCCTGGTCCTCCGGTATGGCATGCGACGCCTCTCAAAGACCGGCGCGGCCACCGTCGCGCTGACTTCCATGGTCGCCTGGATCGGCCTGTTCCAGTTCGACGGGCTACCGCCCCTCTGGCTCTTCATGGCGTACCTGTTCATCGTGTTCCTCTTTATCGGTCTCGTCTTCGGGAACCTCAACGCCCTTGCGATGGAACCGCTCGGGCATATTGCTGGCGTGGGTGCGGCGGTGGTGACGTCACTCTCCACCCTGATCTCCGTACCGCTCGGGAGCCTGATCGGTCAGGCCTTCGATGGAACCCTCTACACGCAGGTAGGCGCCCTCGCACTCTTCGGGAGCCTCACGCTCGGCGCCATGTTGTGGGCTGACCCCCCAAGCAGTGGCCGTCATGATTGA